Proteins found in one Lactiplantibacillus paraplantarum genomic segment:
- a CDS encoding oligosaccharide flippase family protein: MEARLINKTISNIFYNGLYQLLIIAIPIVTVPYVARVLGATLLGINSYVSSIGVFLGIIVTMGMLQLGSRVIAQSSRETIMDNFSRLWFIQLLSGILIIIIYLMVVFLFLPYKFYFLLEAPILLGYVLDVSWFFTGIGEVKKVVLRNTIVQAGSLIFIFTFVKSSSDLWLYVLLNSTRIVFANGVFWVTLVKKWKLNLKILVRNFNLVYLRESLLLVSPQIAVQLYASFDSTLVGMIAGPLQLSYYDQSQKTARIVVAVITSVSTVLMPKMAQFVRQNNEVLLNKVLKISLDYTLMISLYFTLLLMANANDFVPWFFGNEFASMIDNMYFVSPIVVFISYGGVLANQYTLAKGLYKQYALPYYIGAVFSVVLNIILVTLFKADGGTATIIITELFVCVSRVITVHKHLPYNTLFSGQLKMIFAFGLALLISLNLPVFADVHFLDMIVVSLIVSAVYFGGLFLLKVRLVSDLMKLARNHFAN; encoded by the coding sequence ACGGTCTTTACCAACTGTTAATTATTGCTATCCCTATTGTAACGGTACCATATGTTGCACGAGTATTGGGTGCTACATTATTAGGTATTAATTCATATGTTTCTTCAATAGGTGTTTTTCTAGGAATTATAGTGACCATGGGAATGTTACAATTAGGATCGAGGGTAATTGCTCAGTCAAGTCGTGAGACGATAATGGACAATTTTTCACGGCTATGGTTTATTCAGCTTTTATCTGGGATTTTGATAATCATAATATATTTAATGGTTGTATTTCTATTTTTACCATACAAATTTTATTTTTTACTGGAAGCACCGATTTTATTGGGATATGTATTAGATGTTTCCTGGTTTTTTACTGGAATCGGTGAAGTAAAAAAAGTCGTATTGAGAAATACCATAGTCCAGGCTGGGTCTTTAATTTTTATTTTCACATTTGTAAAATCTTCGTCAGATTTATGGTTATATGTACTTCTCAACAGTACTCGAATTGTGTTTGCAAATGGTGTATTTTGGGTTACTTTAGTTAAAAAATGGAAATTAAATCTGAAAATATTGGTTCGTAATTTTAATTTGGTGTATTTAAGGGAATCTTTGCTTTTAGTATCTCCACAAATTGCTGTGCAATTATACGCTAGTTTTGATAGTACGTTAGTTGGAATGATAGCAGGACCGTTGCAATTGTCATATTATGATCAGTCACAAAAAACCGCACGAATCGTGGTGGCGGTAATAACATCTGTCAGTACTGTATTAATGCCTAAGATGGCACAATTTGTAAGGCAAAATAATGAAGTTTTGTTAAATAAAGTTTTGAAGATATCACTGGATTATACGCTAATGATTAGTTTGTATTTTACGTTACTATTGATGGCGAATGCAAATGATTTTGTCCCATGGTTTTTTGGTAATGAATTTGCTTCAATGATCGATAATATGTACTTTGTGAGCCCGATTGTTGTGTTTATTTCATATGGAGGTGTTTTAGCAAACCAGTATACCTTGGCTAAGGGACTATACAAGCAGTATGCACTTCCATATTATATTGGTGCTGTGTTTAGTGTTGTGTTAAACATAATTCTAGTCACGCTATTCAAAGCTGACGGGGGAACAGCAACCATCATTATAACGGAACTTTTTGTTTGTGTGTCAAGAGTTATTACAGTGCATAAACATCTTCCGTATAACACACTGTTTTCTGGACAATTAAAAATGATATTTGCGTTTGGACTTGCATTACTTATATCATTGAATCTACCCGTGTTTGCTGATGTGCATTTTCTAGACATGATTGTTGTAAGTTTAATCGTATCTGCGGTCTACTTTGGTGGATTATTTTTGTTAAAGGTTCGATTGGTTTCAGATTTAATGAAACTAGCACGTAACCATTTTGCGAATTAA
- a CDS encoding recombinase family protein — MKYGYARVSTTDQKLANQIELLKLAGAEKIFQEKFTGTTTERPEFQKLLRVLKTGDTLIVTKLDRFARNTREALAIIQELFKENVKVNILNMGLIDNTPTGQLVFTIFSAFAQFERDMIVTRTQEGKVYAKQHDPLFREGRPKTYSEEQIRFAYELRKQGMTYKMIERKTGISKRTQQRRFKLIS; from the coding sequence ATGAAATATGGCTATGCGCGGGTCAGTACCACTGATCAGAAATTAGCAAATCAAATTGAGTTACTAAAATTGGCAGGAGCAGAAAAAATCTTTCAGGAAAAGTTTACCGGCACAACTACTGAACGACCGGAGTTTCAAAAACTGTTGCGCGTTCTAAAAACAGGCGATACTTTGATTGTCACTAAGTTGGATCGGTTTGCGCGGAACACACGCGAGGCCTTAGCCATTATCCAAGAGTTGTTTAAAGAAAATGTCAAAGTTAACATTTTGAATATGGGCTTAATTGACAATACGCCGACTGGCCAACTAGTCTTTACAATATTTAGCGCCTTTGCGCAGTTTGAACGCGATATGATTGTCACGCGCACACAAGAAGGTAAAGTGTATGCCAAGCAACATGATCCGTTGTTTCGGGAAGGGCGACCGAAAACGTATTCTGAGGAACAAATCAGATTTGCCTACGAGTTACGAAAACAAGGCATGACCTATAAAATGATTGAACGAAAGACGGGGATTAGTAAACGCACGCAACAGAGAAGGTTTAAGTTGATTTCATAG
- a CDS encoding IS30-like element ISLpl1 family transposase, with translation MSSITYSERIKIETFCELGLSNIQMGVRLNRSPSTISYELSRCQPYQAELAQTDAEYKRSRCGRKTKLSDELKQKILNHLRLSWSPGMIAHEFKLATKSIYNWLNQGRIGFSLNDLPEHGVRQRRNVDQRSKYNQSLGRSIEQRPMMINQRKRIGDFELDTVVGPRGHSKAVLLTLIDRKSRFLWAYRLKDRTTATVNEALTKFLTTFNGPVHSFTVDRGTEFSGLVSLESQYGIKTYYCHAYTPAERGSNERFNRNLRYFYPKGTRFEHISVQDLTTTLLQINQRPLKILDWQTPYQVMLTNLSKNSD, from the coding sequence TTGTCTAGTATAACCTATTCCGAACGAATTAAAATCGAAACCTTTTGTGAACTAGGGCTGTCCAATATCCAAATGGGCGTTCGGCTGAACCGATCACCGTCAACAATTTCTTATGAATTATCTCGATGTCAACCTTATCAGGCTGAATTAGCACAAACAGATGCCGAATACAAGCGATCACGATGTGGTCGGAAAACTAAGCTGAGCGATGAGTTAAAGCAAAAAATTCTCAACCATTTACGTCTAAGCTGGTCACCAGGAATGATTGCTCACGAATTTAAACTAGCGACTAAGTCTATTTATAATTGGCTAAATCAGGGGAGAATTGGTTTCTCCTTGAATGATCTACCTGAACATGGCGTACGCCAACGGCGTAACGTTGACCAACGATCCAAATATAATCAATCTTTGGGGCGATCAATTGAACAGCGTCCCATGATGATTAATCAACGTAAGCGCATCGGCGATTTTGAACTAGATACAGTCGTTGGTCCTCGTGGGCATAGCAAGGCAGTTTTATTAACTTTAATCGATCGCAAATCACGGTTCCTTTGGGCATACCGGTTAAAAGATCGGACGACAGCGACTGTTAATGAAGCACTAACTAAGTTCCTAACCACTTTTAATGGTCCGGTGCACAGCTTTACTGTGGACCGTGGCACTGAGTTTAGTGGGCTAGTATCACTTGAATCACAATATGGTATTAAGACCTATTACTGCCATGCTTATACGCCAGCTGAACGTGGTAGTAATGAACGCTTTAATCGGAATTTACGTTATTTTTATCCTAAAGGGACTCGTTTTGAGCACATTAGTGTTCAAGATTTAACGACGACGTTACTCCAAATTAACCAGCGACCGCTTAAAATACTCGACTGGCAAACACCGTATCAGGTTATGCTGACAAATTTGTCCAAAAATTCGGATTAA